In Palaemon carinicauda isolate YSFRI2023 chromosome 18, ASM3689809v2, whole genome shotgun sequence, a genomic segment contains:
- the LOC137657147 gene encoding uncharacterized protein encodes MRDPRVNVLVSDVQEEDIEKVGDILWALQPQDARRSFTSISFPLCSKKSRSPWDFFIPMMNSLNGVRVRNSICFPVDEEPDDEALLLEEMRLKAKEYTGCIFGVQWWTDGEMFLISP; translated from the exons ATGAGGGATCCAAGAGTCAATGTCTTGGTCAGCGATGttcaggaagaagacatcgagaaggttggggacatcctttgGGCATTGCAACCACaagatgcaaggag ATCCTTCACTTCAATCTCGTTTCCTCTGTGTTCCAAGAAGAGCAGGAGTCCTTGGGATTTCTTCATCCCAATGATGAACTCATTGAATGGAGTCAGGGTGAGAAACTCCATCTGTTTCCCAGTAGATGAAgaaccagatgacgaagccttattACTTGAAGAGATGCGTCTTAAGGCAAAAGAATACACCGGATGTATATTTGGTGTTcaatg